From Nitrospirota bacterium, the proteins below share one genomic window:
- the coaBC gene encoding bifunctional phosphopantothenoylcysteine decarboxylase/phosphopantothenate--cysteine ligase CoaBC: MPSVPTPRFTGKRVLLGVCGSIAAYKGVGLLRTLVQEGADVSVVMTEAATKFVTPLTFEVLSGRPVATDLFGAHQEMLHLTLPEQADAVLVAPATANLLAKCALGLADDLLSTALLNAPGPLILAPAMDGDMWRHPAVQAHVRTLRERGVTVLEPEEGPLASGRIGQGRLPEEPVILSALERVLRPSFDWIGQRVLVSAGPTQEALDPVRFISNRSSGKMGYAIAQAARERGAEVVLVSGPTALQTPRGAELVSVTTAEEMEKALTARLGWATVVVMAAAVADFRPKRPAPHKLKKDSLAWQRFELEQTPDILEVLARRRTGQILVGFAAETGDVLAHAKGKLARKGLDLIVGNDVSAEGSGFGADTNAAVLIDRHGRVTELPLMPKRALADRILDAVRALSLLPRGKTPNAG, from the coding sequence GTGCCTTCCGTCCCGACACCGCGGTTCACGGGAAAACGGGTGCTGCTCGGCGTCTGCGGCAGCATCGCGGCCTACAAGGGCGTGGGACTGCTCCGGACGCTCGTGCAGGAGGGGGCGGACGTCTCCGTGGTCATGACCGAGGCGGCCACGAAGTTCGTGACCCCGCTCACCTTCGAGGTCCTGTCCGGGCGTCCCGTCGCCACCGATCTGTTCGGCGCCCATCAGGAGATGCTCCACCTGACCCTGCCGGAGCAGGCCGACGCCGTGCTCGTCGCACCGGCGACGGCCAACCTGCTGGCCAAATGCGCCCTCGGGCTGGCGGACGATCTGCTGAGCACCGCTCTGCTGAACGCTCCCGGCCCGCTGATCCTGGCGCCGGCCATGGACGGGGACATGTGGCGGCATCCGGCGGTCCAGGCCCACGTACGCACGCTGCGGGAGAGGGGCGTGACCGTGTTGGAGCCGGAGGAGGGGCCGCTCGCTTCCGGGCGGATCGGACAAGGCCGGCTGCCGGAGGAGCCGGTCATCCTCTCGGCGCTGGAACGGGTCCTCAGACCGTCGTTCGACTGGATCGGCCAGAGAGTCCTGGTTTCGGCCGGCCCGACGCAGGAGGCGCTCGATCCCGTCCGGTTCATCTCCAACCGCTCCTCCGGCAAGATGGGCTACGCGATCGCCCAGGCGGCCCGTGAGCGGGGTGCAGAGGTCGTGCTCGTCAGCGGCCCCACGGCGCTTCAGACTCCACGCGGCGCGGAGCTCGTCTCCGTCACGACGGCCGAGGAAATGGAAAAGGCCTTGACCGCCAGGCTGGGCTGGGCCACCGTCGTCGTCATGGCCGCGGCGGTGGCGGACTTTCGGCCCAAGCGGCCGGCGCCCCACAAGCTCAAGAAGGACAGCCTGGCCTGGCAACGATTCGAGTTGGAGCAGACTCCCGACATCCTGGAGGTCCTGGCCCGTCGCCGGACCGGCCAGATCCTGGTCGGATTCGCCGCCGAGACCGGTGACGTGCTGGCTCATGCGAAGGGCAAGCTCGCGCGCAAGGGTCTGGATCTGATCGTCGGCAACGACGTCTCGGCCGAAGGGTCTGGATTCGGCGCCGACACGAACGCCGCCGTGCTGATCGACCGGCACGGCCGCGTCACGGAGCTGCCCCTCATGCCCAAGCGCGCCCTGGCCGATCGCATCCTGGACGCCGTCCGCGCCCTGAGCCTTCTCCCTAGGGGCAAGACCCCGAACGCCGGGTGA
- the rpoZ gene encoding DNA-directed RNA polymerase subunit omega — protein MIDMLSLLPENIHERFDSRHRLVLAASQRAKHLMQGAKPVAPARFTKATTIALEEVLHGHIEFLIGKEARQALKEAKRSKEGEVERATITESSEDAREIKKELSVYVDDSAKAEEPESEE, from the coding sequence ATGATTGACATGCTGTCGCTGTTGCCAGAAAACATTCACGAGCGGTTCGATTCACGCCACCGACTGGTGCTCGCCGCCTCGCAGCGGGCCAAGCACCTGATGCAGGGCGCCAAGCCGGTCGCGCCGGCCCGGTTCACGAAGGCCACCACCATCGCCCTCGAGGAGGTCCTGCACGGTCACATCGAGTTCCTGATCGGCAAGGAAGCCAGACAGGCGCTGAAGGAAGCCAAACGGAGCAAGGAAGGTGAAGTCGAACGGGCGACCATAACGGAATCCAGCGAGGACGCCCGCGAGATCAAGAAGGAGCTGAGCGTCTACGTGGACGACTCAGCCAAGGCCGAGGAGCCGGAGAGCGAAGAGTAA
- the accC gene encoding acetyl-CoA carboxylase biotin carboxylase subunit — MFKKILIANRGEIALRIIRACKELGIKTVAIHSDVDANALHVRAADEHVCVGPADAALSYRNIPNVLSAAEVTGADAIHPGYGFLAENAHFAEVCESIGIKFVGPTSENIAAVGDKAKAREIMASRGLPVLPGSPGELRNENDALEAARKIGFPVIIKASAGGGGRGMRVVNKEEELVRAFQTAQAEAKATFGHEGVYLERYFLEPRHIEVQVLADEKGRAVFLGERDCSIQRRYQKLVEETPSPVVDERLRREMGRVAVDAVRATHYRNAGTVEFLLDKDHNFYFMEVNARIQVEHPVTEMVTGIDLIKEQIRIAAGQSLSFRQQDIRMTGHSFECRINAECPERFTPCPGQVTRYHPPGGFGVRVDSAVESNFQVVPHYDSMIAKLITHGQTREEALARMRRALDEFVIEGIKTTIPLHRRIFNDPEFQKGRISTGFLERFIANHSAGSQG, encoded by the coding sequence GTGTTCAAAAAGATTCTCATTGCCAATCGTGGGGAGATCGCGTTACGGATCATCCGGGCCTGCAAGGAGCTCGGGATCAAGACCGTCGCGATCCACTCCGACGTGGACGCCAACGCCCTGCACGTCCGCGCCGCGGACGAGCATGTCTGCGTGGGGCCGGCCGACGCCGCGCTCAGCTACCGGAACATCCCCAACGTCCTCAGCGCCGCCGAGGTCACCGGCGCCGACGCCATCCACCCCGGCTACGGGTTCCTGGCCGAGAACGCCCACTTCGCGGAGGTCTGCGAATCCATCGGGATCAAGTTCGTCGGCCCGACCTCCGAGAACATCGCGGCGGTGGGGGACAAGGCGAAAGCCCGGGAGATCATGGCCAGCCGGGGGCTGCCCGTGCTGCCCGGCAGCCCGGGAGAGCTGCGGAACGAGAACGACGCGCTCGAGGCGGCCCGCAAGATCGGCTTCCCCGTCATCATCAAGGCCTCGGCCGGCGGGGGAGGACGGGGGATGCGGGTGGTCAACAAGGAGGAGGAGCTGGTCCGGGCGTTCCAGACCGCCCAGGCGGAGGCCAAGGCCACCTTCGGCCACGAGGGGGTCTACCTGGAGCGGTACTTCCTGGAGCCGCGCCACATCGAAGTCCAGGTGCTGGCCGACGAGAAGGGCCGGGCGGTTTTCCTCGGCGAGCGGGACTGTTCGATCCAGCGCCGCTACCAGAAACTGGTCGAGGAGACCCCCTCGCCGGTCGTGGACGAACGGTTGCGGCGGGAGATGGGGCGGGTGGCGGTGGACGCGGTCCGCGCCACCCATTACCGCAACGCCGGAACGGTGGAGTTCTTGCTGGACAAGGACCACAACTTCTACTTCATGGAGGTCAACGCCCGGATCCAGGTCGAGCATCCGGTCACGGAAATGGTCACGGGGATCGACCTGATCAAGGAGCAGATCCGGATCGCCGCCGGACAGTCCCTGTCCTTCCGGCAGCAGGACATCCGCATGACGGGTCACAGTTTCGAATGCCGGATCAACGCGGAATGTCCGGAGAGGTTCACCCCCTGTCCTGGGCAGGTGACCCGCTATCATCCGCCAGGCGGGTTCGGCGTGCGGGTCGACTCGGCAGTCGAATCCAACTTCCAGGTGGTGCCCCATTACGACTCGATGATCGCCAAGCTGATCACCCACGGACAGACCAGGGAGGAGGCACTGGCCCGGATGCGGCGCGCCCTCGACGAATTCGTCATCGAGGGGATCAAGACGACGATCCCGCTCCACCGACGCATCTTCAACGATCCCGAGTTCCAAAAGGGCCGGATCTCGACCGGTTTCCTCGAGCGGTTCATCGCCAACCATTCGGCCGGCAGCCAGGGTTGA
- the gmk gene encoding guanylate kinase, whose translation MDRRGLLFVVSAPSGAGKTTLCKELVSQVPGLRHSISCTTRKPRPGEVHGREYFFVEERVFQEMIQRNEFAEWAPVYGHLYGTPRQALADMMEQGLDVLLEIDAQGAMQIKKRFEDAVYIYILPPSIEVLRARLQQRGGDSPEEIQRRLQKVREEVWNYREYAYIVRNDDLKRALKELESIVTAERIRTKRLNIAWLEENFLLDRGQASQEPPESVTTQRRAGAHD comes from the coding sequence TTGGATCGTCGCGGTCTCCTCTTCGTCGTCTCGGCGCCCTCCGGCGCCGGCAAGACGACGCTCTGCAAGGAGCTGGTTTCGCAGGTGCCCGGCCTCCGCCATTCGATTTCCTGCACCACGAGAAAGCCCCGGCCCGGCGAGGTGCACGGGCGCGAGTACTTCTTCGTCGAGGAACGGGTGTTTCAAGAGATGATCCAGCGGAACGAGTTCGCCGAATGGGCGCCCGTGTACGGCCACCTGTACGGCACCCCCAGGCAGGCGCTCGCCGACATGATGGAGCAAGGCCTCGACGTGCTGCTGGAGATCGACGCCCAAGGGGCGATGCAGATCAAGAAGCGGTTCGAGGACGCGGTCTACATCTACATCCTGCCGCCGTCGATCGAGGTCCTGCGGGCCAGGCTCCAGCAGCGCGGCGGCGACTCGCCGGAGGAGATCCAGCGCCGGCTCCAGAAGGTCCGCGAGGAGGTGTGGAACTATCGGGAGTACGCCTACATCGTCAGGAACGACGACCTCAAGCGGGCCCTGAAGGAGCTCGAGTCCATCGTCACCGCGGAGCGCATCCGGACCAAGCGTCTCAACATCGCCTGGCTGGAGGAGAACTTCCTCCTGGACCGGGGCCAGGCGTCCCAGGAGCCACCGGAATCCGTCACCACGCAAAGGAGAGCAGGCGCCCATGATTGA
- a CDS encoding SDR family oxidoreductase yields the protein MPKTPRFSSDAEQAPAPSPPRRPAALVTGGSGGIGRAVCLTFAQAGWKVGVHYHQRREEAERTAGLVKDRGGESLLCRADIRDGRQVERIVKEFVERWERLDVLVCNAGQASDALVLRMSAEQWASLIEINLTGTFHCLRAAGPVMARQRDGAVVVVTSFSAFQGQAGQAAYAASKAGLLGLARTAAREWGRSNVRVNAICPGWQRTELAGTSLPDDPGASGVGEHVLGRLTDLDAVAQTVFHLALARDTSGQVWNCDSRILWPC from the coding sequence ATGCCCAAGACCCCACGATTTTCTTCCGATGCCGAGCAGGCGCCGGCCCCCTCCCCGCCCCGTCGTCCCGCCGCCCTGGTGACCGGCGGGTCCGGCGGAATCGGCCGCGCCGTCTGCCTGACGTTCGCCCAGGCCGGCTGGAAGGTGGGGGTCCACTACCACCAACGGCGGGAGGAGGCGGAACGTACGGCGGGTCTCGTCAAGGATCGCGGCGGGGAATCCCTCCTGTGCCGTGCGGACATCCGGGACGGACGGCAGGTCGAACGGATCGTGAAGGAGTTCGTGGAACGATGGGAGCGGCTGGACGTGCTGGTCTGTAACGCGGGCCAGGCGTCCGACGCCTTGGTGCTGCGGATGAGCGCCGAGCAGTGGGCGTCGCTCATCGAGATCAACCTGACCGGAACCTTCCATTGCCTCCGCGCCGCCGGTCCCGTCATGGCGCGGCAGCGGGACGGAGCCGTGGTTGTGGTCACGTCCTTTTCGGCCTTTCAGGGGCAAGCGGGTCAGGCGGCCTATGCCGCGTCGAAAGCCGGACTCTTGGGACTGGCCAGGACCGCCGCCCGGGAGTGGGGCCGGTCGAACGTCCGGGTCAACGCGATCTGCCCCGGCTGGCAGCGAACCGAACTGGCCGGGACCTCCTTGCCGGACGATCCGGGAGCATCCGGAGTCGGCGAGCATGTCCTGGGGCGGTTGACGGATCTGGACGCCGTGGCGCAGACGGTCTTTCATCTGGCTTTGGCGCGCGACACTTCCGGACAGGTGTGGAATTGCGACAGCCGCATTCTGTGGCCATGCTGA
- the efp gene encoding elongation factor P — protein MSVISTADFRNGVRLKIDGAPYYIVEFQHVKPGKGGAFVRTKLKNYKTGNVIDKTFRSGEKFDEPDLEEREMQFLYASGDSYTFMDTETFEQFTYDKKQLGENADLLKENMVAKILIYEHQPIAVELPIFIELKVVDAEPGVRGDTASGGTKPAVVETGAVIKVPLYLEVGETIKIDTRTREYVERVR, from the coding sequence GTGTCCGTAATTTCGACGGCGGATTTTCGCAACGGGGTCCGGCTGAAGATCGACGGGGCTCCCTATTACATCGTCGAGTTCCAGCACGTGAAGCCCGGGAAGGGCGGGGCGTTCGTCCGCACCAAGCTCAAGAACTATAAGACCGGCAACGTCATCGACAAGACGTTCCGTTCCGGGGAGAAGTTCGACGAGCCGGATCTGGAAGAGCGTGAGATGCAGTTCTTGTACGCGTCCGGCGATTCCTACACGTTCATGGACACCGAGACCTTCGAGCAGTTCACGTACGACAAGAAGCAGCTCGGCGAGAACGCGGACCTCTTGAAAGAGAACATGGTGGCCAAGATCCTGATTTACGAGCACCAGCCGATCGCGGTGGAGCTGCCGATCTTCATCGAGCTGAAGGTCGTCGACGCGGAGCCGGGCGTGCGCGGCGACACGGCGTCCGGCGGGACCAAGCCGGCCGTGGTCGAGACCGGCGCGGTCATCAAGGTTCCGCTCTACCTGGAAGTCGGCGAGACCATCAAGATCGACACCAGGACCCGGGAATACGTGGAGCGCGTGCGGTGA
- the thiE gene encoding thiamine phosphate synthase, protein MRPVSREPDRPQLNGLYVILDQSASRGRSLMEVLHEAASAGARLFQYRDKTSSPVEVYRQALSLREASRDLGVTFLVNDRCDLALAVDADGVHLGQDDLPLARARQIMGPGKLIGISTHRPEDVREATAGGADYLGFGPIFQPGSKPDHEPVVGINGLRRVRPLTRLPIFAIGGIMAESVEDLRQAGADGVAVISAVLGAPDVAAAVRAFTARLR, encoded by the coding sequence TTGAGGCCGGTGTCCCGCGAGCCGGACAGGCCCCAGCTCAACGGCCTGTACGTCATTCTGGATCAGTCGGCCTCTCGCGGTCGCTCCCTCATGGAGGTCCTGCACGAGGCCGCCTCGGCCGGCGCCAGGCTCTTCCAGTACCGAGACAAGACTTCATCTCCGGTCGAGGTTTACCGTCAGGCGCTCAGCCTGCGCGAGGCCTCACGGGACCTCGGCGTCACCTTCCTGGTCAACGATCGTTGCGACCTGGCCCTGGCGGTGGACGCGGACGGGGTGCACCTGGGACAGGACGACCTGCCGCTCGCCAGAGCCAGGCAGATCATGGGGCCGGGAAAGCTCATCGGCATCTCCACCCATCGGCCGGAAGACGTGCGGGAGGCGACGGCGGGGGGAGCGGACTATCTGGGGTTCGGCCCGATTTTCCAGCCAGGCTCGAAGCCAGACCACGAACCGGTGGTCGGCATCAACGGGTTGCGGCGGGTTCGCCCTCTCACCCGGCTCCCGATCTTCGCGATCGGAGGCATCATGGCGGAGTCGGTGGAAGACCTGCGGCAAGCTGGTGCGGACGGGGTCGCGGTCATTTCTGCGGTCCTGGGGGCTCCGGACGTTGCCGCGGCGGTTCGGGCCTTTACGGCGCGCCTGCGGTAA
- the bioD gene encoding dethiobiotin synthase: MLNAEQRKGVFITGTDTAVGKTVVTAALARTLKMRGLGVGVMKPIETGVNDGLADRSDGVRLKRSAGVADPLELISPYRLAAPLAPLAAARRAGVAIVVDRIVAAFHELASRHAFLLVEGIGGVHVPIAPGFDVRDLIARLGLPAVVVGRAELGGVNHARLTIEALRRVRIPALALFLNQPRRRPDEPGGSLQTDSTSALLRELGEVPVVGPLDYDAAVGEEWEGALARLGETDAIRELADLVTAGAP; encoded by the coding sequence ATGCTGAACGCCGAGCAGAGGAAGGGCGTCTTCATCACCGGGACGGATACCGCCGTCGGGAAGACCGTCGTCACCGCCGCCCTGGCCCGGACCCTGAAAATGCGGGGACTCGGGGTCGGCGTGATGAAGCCGATTGAGACCGGCGTGAACGACGGGCTTGCGGACCGCTCGGACGGAGTCCGCCTGAAAAGGAGCGCCGGCGTCGCGGACCCGCTCGAGTTGATCAGCCCCTATCGGCTGGCTGCGCCGCTCGCCCCGCTGGCCGCGGCCAGGAGGGCTGGCGTCGCGATCGTGGTGGACCGGATCGTGGCGGCCTTCCATGAGTTGGCCAGCCGCCACGCCTTCCTGCTTGTCGAGGGGATTGGCGGCGTGCACGTGCCGATCGCACCGGGATTCGACGTGCGGGATCTGATCGCAAGGCTTGGGCTCCCCGCTGTGGTCGTCGGCCGGGCCGAGCTCGGCGGGGTGAACCATGCGCGGCTGACGATCGAAGCCTTGCGCCGGGTCCGCATTCCGGCCCTCGCGCTGTTTCTGAACCAACCGAGGCGGAGGCCCGACGAGCCGGGCGGGAGCCTCCAGACGGACTCGACCTCGGCCTTGCTCAGGGAACTCGGCGAAGTTCCGGTCGTCGGCCCGTTGGATTACGATGCGGCGGTCGGGGAGGAGTGGGAGGGAGCCCTGGCCAGGCTGGGCGAGACGGACGCGATCCGCGAGCTGGCCGACCTGGTTACCGCAGGCGCGCCGTAA
- the accB gene encoding acetyl-CoA carboxylase biotin carboxyl carrier protein: MKRPRNRPRNGASRPAVKPASVPKPPGAGTDGLTGRERTDILELVELLKQHDLAELEFERGGFRVRLRRDAGHVPHAPQPREITVSVGPEVQPENPALPAAGHQAGLVTVTSPIVGTFYRSPSPDADPYVEEGDLVKKGQVLCIVEAMKLMNEIESEADGRIVKILAESTKPVEYGQPLFLIDPAHAS; the protein is encoded by the coding sequence GTGAAGCGACCCCGGAATCGTCCACGAAACGGAGCCAGCCGTCCGGCCGTGAAGCCCGCCTCCGTCCCCAAGCCGCCGGGCGCCGGCACCGACGGCCTGACCGGCCGGGAGCGCACGGACATCCTCGAGCTGGTCGAGTTGCTGAAGCAGCACGACCTGGCGGAGCTGGAGTTCGAGCGGGGAGGGTTCCGCGTCCGCCTGAGGCGGGACGCCGGCCACGTTCCCCATGCGCCCCAGCCCCGGGAGATCACCGTCTCGGTCGGGCCGGAGGTCCAGCCCGAGAACCCGGCCCTGCCGGCCGCCGGCCACCAGGCCGGATTGGTCACCGTCACTTCTCCCATCGTAGGCACCTTCTACCGATCCCCGTCTCCGGACGCCGATCCCTACGTCGAGGAAGGGGACCTGGTGAAGAAGGGGCAGGTGCTGTGCATCGTGGAGGCGATGAAGCTGATGAACGAGATCGAGTCCGAGGCGGACGGCCGGATCGTCAAGATCCTGGCCGAGAGCACCAAGCCCGTCGAGTACGGGCAGCCGCTGTTCCTCATCGATCCCGCCCACGCCTCCTGA
- the aroQ gene encoding type II 3-dehydroquinate dehydratase encodes MHRILVLHGPNLNLLGQREQAIYGNTSLKAINAALEKLAEEEKVRVEIHQSNQEGELVTWIQEARNRFDAILINPAGFTHTSVAIRDAIAAVGLPTVEVHLSNIYKREEFRHHSYIAGVALGQISGFGPTGYLLGLRAAIEHVRSTKAAGIR; translated from the coding sequence ATGCACCGCATCCTCGTCCTCCACGGGCCCAACTTGAACCTGCTCGGCCAGCGCGAGCAGGCGATCTACGGCAACACGTCGTTGAAGGCCATCAACGCCGCGCTCGAAAAGCTGGCCGAGGAGGAGAAGGTCCGGGTCGAGATCCACCAATCCAACCAGGAGGGAGAGCTGGTCACCTGGATCCAGGAGGCCCGGAACCGGTTCGACGCCATCCTGATCAACCCGGCGGGCTTCACTCACACGAGCGTCGCCATCCGGGACGCGATCGCCGCGGTCGGGCTTCCGACCGTGGAAGTGCACCTGAGCAACATCTACAAACGAGAGGAATTCCGGCATCATTCGTACATCGCCGGAGTCGCGCTGGGGCAAATTTCGGGATTCGGTCCGACCGGGTACCTGCTGGGCCTGAGAGCCGCGATCGAGCACGTACGATCCACCAAGGCCGCCGGCATCCGGTAG
- a CDS encoding YicC/YloC family endoribonuclease has protein sequence MTGYGRREAAWAGGSVIVELRAVNHRFCEVVARLPKSLVPLEDEFKREIQKHCQRGRIELTVSLGGGREGEKAPSLDQPLARQYYRLLRELQKELRLPGVIDVGLLAGFRDIVSVSDLPTRDRTLYRTAKRLLAGALKDLGAMRRREGEALARDLKGRLGSVRDLVALIEARAPAVVQEHFDRMKARVEKLIEPGQVDQGRLHQELALFADRCDVSEELARLGSHFAQFGSAIGSREPVGRTLDFLLQEMGREINTIGSKANDAEISSQVVRLKSEMEKLKEQVQNVE, from the coding sequence ATGACGGGATACGGGCGACGCGAGGCCGCCTGGGCCGGCGGATCGGTGATCGTGGAACTGCGGGCGGTGAACCATCGTTTTTGCGAGGTCGTGGCCCGCCTGCCGAAGTCGTTGGTCCCTCTGGAGGACGAGTTCAAGCGCGAGATTCAGAAGCACTGTCAGCGCGGACGGATCGAGCTGACCGTCTCGCTCGGCGGCGGCAGGGAAGGGGAAAAGGCGCCGAGTCTTGACCAGCCTCTCGCAAGGCAGTACTATCGTCTCCTCCGCGAGTTGCAGAAGGAACTGCGCCTCCCCGGCGTCATCGATGTCGGCCTGCTGGCTGGCTTCCGAGACATCGTGAGCGTTTCCGACCTGCCGACCCGGGACCGGACGCTGTACCGAACCGCGAAGCGCCTCCTGGCCGGCGCGTTGAAGGACCTTGGCGCCATGCGGCGGCGGGAAGGGGAGGCCCTGGCTCGGGACTTGAAAGGGCGCCTCGGGTCGGTTCGGGACCTGGTCGCACTCATCGAGGCGCGGGCTCCGGCGGTCGTGCAGGAGCACTTCGATCGGATGAAGGCCAGGGTCGAGAAGCTGATCGAACCGGGGCAGGTGGATCAGGGTCGGCTCCATCAGGAGCTCGCCCTGTTTGCCGACCGGTGCGACGTGTCCGAGGAGCTCGCCCGGTTGGGCTCGCACTTCGCCCAATTCGGCTCGGCGATCGGGAGTCGGGAGCCGGTCGGGCGGACTCTGGATTTTCTTCTCCAGGAGATGGGCCGCGAGATCAATACGATCGGCTCCAAAGCCAACGACGCCGAGATTTCGTCCCAGGTGGTGCGCCTGAAGAGCGAGATGGAGAAGCTCAAGGAACAGGTGCAAAACGTCGAATAA
- the nth gene encoding endonuclease III, translated as MSRRASGNPASQPDAAAKRRAGRILAALARSIPTPRVELNHRSPLEMLIATILSAQCTDQRVNQVTPALFRRYRLAADYASADQAELEALIRTTGFYKSKARSILGCCRALVERFGGEVPRTMEELVTLPGVGRKTANVILGACFGQPAVVVDTHVKRVAQRLGFTANEDPDKIEEDLQRLVPRGSWTNGSQRLLLHGRYVCLARKPQCDACAVYRDCDWEGKRRR; from the coding sequence ATGAGCCGGCGTGCGAGCGGCAACCCCGCGAGCCAACCGGACGCCGCGGCCAAGCGCCGGGCCGGCCGCATTCTCGCGGCCCTGGCACGGTCGATCCCGACGCCGCGAGTCGAGCTGAACCACCGGAGCCCCCTCGAGATGCTGATCGCCACGATCCTCTCGGCCCAGTGCACGGACCAGCGCGTGAACCAGGTCACCCCGGCCCTGTTCCGCCGCTACAGACTCGCGGCCGATTACGCCTCGGCCGACCAGGCCGAGCTGGAGGCCTTGATCCGGACGACGGGCTTTTACAAGAGCAAGGCCCGGAGCATCCTCGGATGCTGCCGGGCGCTGGTCGAGCGGTTCGGCGGCGAGGTCCCGCGCACCATGGAAGAGCTCGTGACGCTGCCCGGCGTGGGACGCAAGACCGCCAACGTCATTTTGGGCGCCTGCTTCGGCCAGCCGGCCGTCGTCGTGGACACCCACGTCAAGCGGGTGGCGCAGAGGCTGGGGTTCACCGCCAATGAGGATCCTGACAAGATCGAAGAGGACCTGCAGCGGCTGGTCCCGCGCGGCTCGTGGACGAACGGATCGCAGCGGCTGCTGCTGCACGGCCGGTACGTGTGCTTGGCCAGGAAGCCGCAGTGCGACGCGTGCGCCGTGTACCGGGACTGCGATTGGGAGGGGAAGCGCCGACGATGA